The Methanomassiliicoccales archaeon genome includes the window AAAATTCCTCGCCGTATGAGGAACGGTCCCTTTCTCCCTCATCGACCCGTATTCCCCATGTGGGTCGATGATCAAAACAGTCACGTCGTGTTTCATGAGCTCCTCTACGAGCGCTCCGCAGAGGAAGCTTTTGCCGCCTCCGGTTTTTGCCAGTATGCTCACGTGCTTTTGAACCATCGCATTTATGTCAACCTCTACTCGGATATCATGACCCAGGAGAAGACCTATATACGCCCCAGTGTCGGTCCGCTCTTTCAAACCAATAACATCTTTTATGAGGGTATCCTTCGCTTTATAGACAGGGTCTCCCGCCCTAAAAGGCGTTCGAGGAGTTTGCAGAAGACCTCTTTCATCGCGAAAGCCGATCACGTCAACCTTTGCAGTCACCTTTTCTTCTATCGAAACACTTGCACCTTCAGAAATCATTTTGGCTCTCTCAAGCGACAAATCCGTTTTCCGCTCCATTTCCGAGACTACGCCGAGGACCCAGCCGTCCGTTTCATGTTCAACCTGTACGTACTGCAGTCGCCTCATATCCCCTGTTACTCGGCAGTTGAAGGTGGTGGTTCCTACATTGCCGTAGATGATCCCAATACACTCAAGATCGGCGTACTTGTTAATCTTCTCAGAAGTATTGTTTTCAAGGGTCTCCACGGCAGAATCAACTTCCATTGCACCCCATCCCATCTCCTAATAACTGGTTCAAGATAAAAAAGTTTCCGAGAGCTTTGCCATATGTTGCTCAATTTCAGACGCAAAGCCGAGTATTATAACGATCAATTGAAAACAACAGCAAACAACGCTCTCTTCCATCACGTGATAGGGTTCCAATTTGCTTGTCGATATGATAAAAAGTCGGATGGAGACATTTTTGCAGTATGGCGATTTGAAAATCTAAATGACAATCATTATGAATTATCAGGAATAGCTATTAAATCAGGAATACCCATTCTCCCTTAAATGATAGTCATTAGTGGATCAACTTCAAGAAAATTGGCATCGGATCTTGCAAGAATTCTCGGTGCTGAGCACGTGCAGGCGCTTACTAAGAAATTTCCGGACGGAGAATGCTATGTCCGCATAGATAGGGATGCAATCGATGAAAAGACCGTCATCGTCCAGAATTCATATCCAAACGATGCGCTCATCGAACTTCTCCTGCTTCAGGACGCTGCGAGAAATCTTGGTTCAAAACACATTACAGTTGCTATTCCATATTTTGGATACGCCAGGCAGGACAAGGTCTTTTTGAGGGGCGAGGCTGTGAGTGCTCGCGTCATGGTCAAACACTTGGAGATTGAAGCTGAAAGGATCATTACCGTGGACATACACACACGCAAAATCATTGATTGGTTTGAAAGAGCGGAAGCCGTCGATGTCCACGCTGCGCAGTGCATAGCTGATTTTTTTGCCGGAGAAAGCATCGACCTGGTTCTTGCTCCAGACCAAGGAGCCTCTACGCGAGCTCAGTCGGTAGCTTCAAAATTGGGAACGAGCTGGGATCACCTCCTCAAAACAAGGCTTAGCGGTACTGAGGTAAAGATCACGCCTAGCAACGTTGATGCCCGCGATAAGAAGGTTCTCATAGTCGACGATATCATTTCGACCGGCGGAACTATAGAGGCAGCAGCAAGGGAGTTAAAAAGACTTGGTGCAAAATCGGTGTTTGCCGCATGTACCCACGGGCTCTTCATTGGTGATGCGCTGGAACGGCTACGAAAATGCTGTGACGGGATCATTTCGACAAACACTATTGAAGGCGAAGTTTCGAAGATTTCCGTTGCGCCTGCGATCGCATCTGTCATGAAGTGAGCCCCCAAGAATGACAGCTACCACTGGAAATCTTTATAGAAAGGGCTCCTAATTCACTCTGTCTTTACGCAGAGGCGGGGACATGAGAAAGGAAGAGAATTTCAGCGAATGGTATAACGAAATTGTTGAAAAGGCAAATCTTACCGACAAGAGGTATCCCGTTAAGGGAATGAATGTCTGGACGCCTTATGGTTGGAAAATCATGCTTCTCATCGATTCAATCATTCGACGGGAATGCGATGCGACAGGTCATGAAGAAGTGTGCTTCCCGCTGCTCATTCCCGAGACTGAATTCAAAAAAGAGAAGGAGCATATTAAAGGGTTTGATGCTGAAGTGTATTGGGTCACGCACGCAGGCACTAACCCTCTTGACATCCGGTTATTGCTGAGACCCACAAGCGAGACGGCAATGTATCCCATTTTTTCCTTATGGATCAGATCGCATAGCGATTTACCATTGAAGGTCTATCAAATCGTCAACACGTTTAGATACGAAACAAAACAAACAAGGGCATTTATCAGAGTCCGGGAAATTCACTTCTTTGAATCTCATACATGTCACATTGACGAAGAGGATGCACAGCGACAAATAGAGGAGGACTTTGTGATTTTGGAGAAGGTTGCACGGAGTCTCTGCTTGCCTTACTTGCTTCTGAAGCGGACTGAGTGGGACAAGTTTCCCGGTGCGTATTATACAGTTGGTGTCGACACGGCTCTCCCCGACGGACGCAGTCTGCAGCTCGGAAGCATTCACCACTACCGAGAGAATTTTTCACGTCCGTTCGAGATTAAATATGAAGATCCGAATGGAAATATTCGCTATGTTCATCAAACAACCTTTGGAATGAGCGAGCGACTAGTAGGCGCTGTTGTCGGCGTCCACGGAGATGATCGGGGGCTCATCCTGCCACCTGACATCGCACCATTCCAAGTAGTCATTATTCCAATTCTCGCAAAGGGAAAAAGTGAAGTGGTCATGAATGAGGCGTGCACGCTCAAAAATGAGCTGGCAAATGCTGGTATCAGAGTGAAACTAGATGATCGCGATGATAGGCCAGGGAGCAAATTCTTTGATTGGGAAATCAAAGGTGTTCCATTGCGTCTTGAAATCGGGACTAGAGATATTGAACAAGGTGTGGTCACATACGCACGACGGGATCGCGGAGATCGCGGCAGGATATCGAGATCTGGTGTTGTTGAAAGCGTCAGAAATATTCTGTCAGAGATATCGGCGTCTCTCTTGGGAAAAGCAAGGGAGAATTTGATAAGATCGATAGAAACGATAGACTCGTTTGACAACATTCCAAAGAAAATCGTACGATTTGGATGGTGTGGTTCACAGGAATGCGGTAAGCACTTCGAGGAAGTAACGGACCTAAAACTACTTGGGACACCCTATCACCACGAGCAATTCGATGGAAAATGTATCATTTGCGGCAAGCACACAGAAACTGTTGCCTATGCAGCGAAGGCGATGTAGATCCACTCAGAAGATGTTCGAATAACAATTAGCACTCGGATGATGATGATTGGATCTCGACCAAAATCTCAGAGCACAATTGACGTCTAATACGCAATACGGTCTGCATATTGGATTGATAAACAGCATAAAACAAATGCAGTGTGATGATTTTATACACAGAAGCTCATGCACAAAGCTACCTACTTTCCTTTGAGAGACAGAATCAAGCCGAGAATTCCAAATCCGAATAGCAGGACAACAATAGAATATACCCCAATGAATTCTCTTTCAAAGATGTTCCAGCTTCCATAGAGAAGACCCCATGCCCAGTACATGGAAAACCCTGCAACAATGAGCAGGATGGAAAATGCCATTTTTAATTTCCTGGGAAACTGGGATTCTACCATCGGAATGCCCAATACCTTTGCTATATAAAATTGTTTAGGTTCAATTATTCGCTGGCTTCAGGCAAAATCTGATGGTTCTCAGAAACTCAATGAAAACATTCTCTCCTTCATGTGAAGAATCCATAGTGTTCTGCGCGATATTGCTAATATTGGTCGTAAGCTTTCACATTTTTTCTCATTAGGCCATGATTGACAGATAATTGAAAAGCAGATAGAAGATTGCAGATGATCAAAAGATGGTAAAAATTCAACCTTTGGAACATTTTAAGGAGCGCAAGCCAGCCAATATTTAAATAATGAATTGTCAATTGTCTTCTGGGAGATGGGATGGCACTCGAAATTATTGTATTTGCGGTAGTTTGGTTTGCATTAGGTGCAGCGATCGCTCTTTGGATCTACAAAGATTCAAAAGAGAAGTTTGGAAAGGTCGCAAAAGATTGGGTTGTTGCAGGTTTTTTCCTTTGCATCATAGGAGCGCTACTTTATAGTTATGCCGCAAAGCAGAGAATTATCAGAGAATCCAAGTACCCACCTGAGCCCGCATACGAGGCGCCCAAGTATGAATTCGAGGAAAAGAAGGCGGTATCGCCGTCATCTCAAGAAGAAGTTGAAAAAGAGAAAAAGCCAACAGCTGAGAAAACACCGGTACGCCAAATTGAAGGTATACCTCGATGCCCGCACTGCGGCGCCGCCATCTCTGCTCATGACTGGAACTGCCCCTCATGCGGAAAGAAGCTAAAGTATTAATTTACCTAATGGAAAATTCTTATGCCTAGTTCCCATATAACGAGTATGAATGCTGTCAAGAGGAGATTTGCTTTATCTTTTAGACAGGAAGGGTCGCCGTTTTTGGTTTGTACTTGATGAGGGGATAATTAGAATAGAAGGACTTGGATTAGTAGACGGAAATAGGATATTGAACGCCGAACCTGGAGCTGAAATAAAGATAATGGATAAGGAATTCTTTCTGATGAAACCAGGGATTCCAGAACTTATGGAATCGATCGAACGCACCACACAGATCGTCACAGGCAAGGATGCAGCAAGCATCATACATTATCTTGATTTGAAAAGCGGTGACGTCGTCATTGAAGCTGGTGCTGGATCTGGATGTCTTACGATGGCATTGCTGAACGTCGTCCGACCTCACGGCCGTGTTATTACCTATGAAGTCAGAAGTGATTTTGCGGAGAAAGCGAGGATGAATGTCAACCGAGCTAAACTCGCTAGCTGGTGGGAGTTAAGAATTGGAGATATTAAAACAGCCCAACTGGAATGCCCCGCAGATGCAGTCGTCCTAGACATTCCCGATCCATGGGAAGCGGTGGAAAATATCGCAAAAATGCTCAAGGGTAGCGGCAGGTTCTGCGCTTATGTGCCGAACGTCAATCAATTGGAAAACACGGTAAAAAAGCTCCGCGCCATGGATTTTATTGAAATTCGCGCATTTGAAAATCTGCAACGTTCGATGGAAGTCCATGATGGAGGGACACGGCCTTCCTTCGAAATGCTCGGCCATACAGGGTACCTTATCTTTGCGAGAAAGGTCATAAGACAACAAGCTCATTACCGGAAAAGATCCGAGGGAGTCGCATGAGTCTTGAGTTTGCAGTCAGCGCCTTCGCCACTATTTTTGCCATCGTCAATCCAATCGGCAACATCCCTGTCTTCGAGGCGATCACAATGGGTTATTCAAAAGAGTTGAAAAAGAAAATAATCAAAAAGACTTGCACGGTCACATTTGGTGTACTTTTTATATTCGCCATTTTTGGTCAATGGATATTCACCCTTTACGGCATTACCATCCCAGCTTTCAAAATTGCTGGTGGCCTGCTGCTCTTCACTGTTGCATTTTCAATGATGCACGGTCAGCGCTCTCGAGCCAAGATTAGCGATGAAGATCAAGAAGAAGCTATGTCGAAGGAGGTCGTCGGCATTGTGCCTCTTGGTATCCCGCTTTTCGCTGGTCCAGGCGCGATCACAACCGTAATGATATTCATTTCTGAAGCGACAAAATCGAGTGATATTTTTATGGATACCGTTTCAATATTCATTTCAATATTGCTTACTGTTGGTCTCAGCTATCTTTTGCTCACTTACTCTCAGCCGCTCTTTGACAAAATGGGAAGAAGCGGTGCCATGGCGTTCTCCAGGATAATGGGTCTTCTGCTAGCAGCTGTCGCGGTGAATTTCATATTATCAGGGAGTTTCCAGGCAATAGAAGAATACTCCCACCATTTGGTCTAGTTGTGAACAGAATTAAGTACGCAACAATAAATGTCCCAACGGTGCTTTGATGGTTGTGGTCGAAATCAGAATCGAGCTCAAATCTGGCGTGGCTGACCCAGAAGGAGAAAATACGAAGAAAGCCCTTCAACTGCTCGGGTTTGAACACGTCAGGAAAGTACGGAGCATCAAACTTTTCGAGGTCGACATCGACGCTCCTGAAAGCGAAGTAAGGCGCATAGCCGAAGATATGTGCCGGCGCCTGCTTGCAAATCCAGTTATTCACAATTACAGAATTGAGTTGAAGTGAGTTGTTATGGCAATAGATGCTCTCATAATAAAAAAGGACGTGCCTTTTGAGCTCTCGGAAGTTGATCTGACTAGAGCTTCTGATTCAGATCTCATCGAAATAAGTGGCGTGATGGGACTGAATCTCAATCTCGACGAGATGAAGACCATCCAAAGGTATTTCGAGGCAAAGGGGCGGAACCCTACAGACGTCGAACTCCAGGCACTTGCCCAAGCATGGAGTGAACACTGCTGTTATAAGAGTTCAAAGGTCTTTCTGAGAGAGCACATCTTTGGACTTGAGCACCCTGATATTCTCGCAAGAGGCGATGCTGGCGTCATGGCTTTTGATGATGAATATGCGTACGCGCTTCGAATCGAGAGTCACAATCACCCATCGGCGGTTGAACCATATGGCGGAGCTGCGACAGGCATTGGCGGGATTGTGAGAGACGTTCTCTGTATGGGAGCACGGCCGATTGCACTTATTGATCCCCTTTTTTTCGGCCCCCTCGATTTTAGAGGGGAACTGCCGCAGGGGATCAAACACCCAAAATACTTGCTTGGCGGGGTAGTCGCTGGAATTAGGGATTACGGCAACAGAATAGGAGTTCCGACTGTCTGCGGCGGGATTTTTTTTGATGAACGATACATTGGAAACTGCCTCGTGAATGTTGGCTGCCTCGGAATTGTAAAAAAAGACAAAATCCTGAGAAATGCAGTGAAGGATTCAGGTGATGTTCTAATACTTGTCGGCGGCAAAACAGGCAGGGACGGGATTCACGGCGTGACATTTGCCTCAGCAGAGCTCGACGAGCGCTCAGAAGAAAAATCAAGGGGGGCAGTGCAGCTGGGAGATCCGATAATGAAGGAGCCGTTAATCCATGCGTGCCTCGAGGTCAACGCCATGGGTCTCGTCTCCGGGATGAAAGACCTGGGGGGTGGGGGCCTGTCCTGCGTGGTCGGAGAACTTGCACTCGCCGGTGGATGTGGCGCCGAGGTGCATCTCGACAGGGTGCCACTGAAGGAGGAAAGACTAGCGCCCTGGGAAATATGGGTTTCGGAATCCCAAGAAAGGATGATGATTTCTGCGCCGGCTAAAAATGCAAACGAGATCATCAAGTTCTTTGATTTATGGGACGTACCAGCAACCGTTATTGGAAAGGCAATAGTTGAAAGAGTTGTTCGTTTGTTTTATGGAGGCGTGAAGGTATTTGAACTTGAGCTCGATTTTTTCACAAAAGGCCCTGAATACTGCCGCCCAGTTAAGGCAAGACACCATGCCGACAAAATAGAGGCTGTAGCTCCAAGATTACCATCGAGTCTCAATGAGACTCTGCTGAGGATGCTATCCGATCCAAATATCGCGTCGAAGGAGTGGGTGATCAGACAATACGATCACGAGGTTCGCGCTTCTACAGTGATAAAACCGCTTCAGGGAAAAGTAGGGCTGAGAGGACACGGCGATGCAGCTGTCATCAAGCCTCTTCATCACTCCAATCGTGGAATTGCGGTTGCAGTCGGTGTAAATCCTTGGTTTACTGCCATTGATCCCTATAGAGGTGGCATGAGTGCGGTAGACGAAGTATGCAGGAATCTCACAGCAGTAGGTGCTGTACCCCATGCAATAACAGATTGCCTTAATTTCGGCAACCCAGAGAAGCCGGAAAGAATGTGGGAATTTAGAGAATGCGTCAGAGGCATTGGCGATGCGCTAAGATGGTTAGGCATAGCAGCACCGTCAGGAAACGTGAGCTTCTACAACGAGACTCCTGTGGGTGCTGTACTCCCCACCCCAACAATCCTCGGCACTGGTATTATTCATGACATACGGAATTGCGTCACCTCTGATTTCAAGGAGGAAGGCAATCCGGTGTACATCGTCGGCGATACGAGGAACGAGATGGGTGGTTCTGCTCTCTACCGCATATTTGGTGGTAAGGGAGGTATCGTGCCAGGGGTCAACCTCCAATCGCTTGACAGGCGTATGAAGATATTAAGACAATGCATCGAATCGGGATTTGTGCGTGCTTGTCATGATATTTCCGATGGAGGTCTTGCGGTCTCCATTGCCGAAATGTGTATAGGTGGAGACATCGGTTTTTCGGGTAATGTGGATAAGGTCTGCAATGATGATCATTTGGTGAAATTGTTCTCGGAATCGAACTCGCGATGGGTTGTGGAGATCAGCAAGTGGGCAGAAAGAGATTGGGAAAAAATTGCTGGAAGCGAAGCGATCAGAATCGGGGAAGTGGGAGAGAAAGAGCTCGTTATTGATTGCAAAAAGGAAATGATCAGCGTCGAAGTAGAAGTGCTTAGAGAGTGGTGGCAGAGACCATTTTGGGAGCTACTCGGATGAGAGTGAATAACATGAGAAGCGAAGAGGTGCGAGTTTGCATATTAAGAATCGAAGGGACGAACTGCGAACACGAAACTTGCATGGCATTTAGGTTAGCAGGCGCTTCGCCCGAGATAGTCCATCTCAAGCAGCTCACTGGTCCGTGTCCGTCCTCTTTAAGAAGAAGCCTAGAGGAATACCACATTTTGGCGATACCTGGTGGATTTTCCGCTGGAGACTATGTGCGGGCGGGTGCAATTTTTGCTGCCAGAGTCAAGAGCACCCTTGCAAACGACTTAAAAGAATTTGTATCGGCCGAAAAGCCCATAATTGGCATCTGTAATGGATTCCAGGTGCTCGTAGAACTCGGCATGCTTCCCGCAGTTGACGAGATCATGAGTGAACAGGCCCAGGCTGCCCTCGCCACAAACGATTCAGGTCGATTTGAGTGTTTGCCGACGTTCCTTAGAGTTGAAAGCAGTGGCAGATGTATTTTCACAAGAAGGATGAAACGAGGGGATATCGTAATGTTCCCCTCTGCACACGCAGAAGGAAAGTTCACCCTACCAGAAGAAAATAAGGAAGGATTGCTCTCAAAAATGATCGATAACGATCAAATCGTATTCAGATACGTTGATCAACGTGGACACTATGCTGGTTATCCATGGAATCCAAACGGATCGCTAATGAATATTGCGGGCGTTTGCAACTCATATGGAACCGTGCTAGGATTGATGCCACACCCCGAAAGGGTTGTATTTCGATACAACCATCCCGATTGGACTAGAACAAAACTCGATCCATGCGGAAGAGGGGACGGAACGGCAATCTTCGAATCTGCCGTCGATTATATTACAAGAAAATTCTGATCACAGGCTTAGCAGATCACAAGCATCTGTGTTTGAACGGGAATTTGTCAGATAATTGAAACTCGCACCTCAACTGCATCCCCATCCTTCAGTCCAAGAGTGCGTCTAAGATGATACTTGCATATAATCTCCATTACATCATTATAGTGCGACCGGCTGGGAATAACGACAGCACAGTCAATGTTTTGAATCGATGCTTTATATACCTTGACTTCACCAAAAGTCCTTCCATTTCTCTCAAAGCCCTTAATGAGTATTCCCCCGCTTTTCCTCAGGGCTTCGAGTTTTGGAAGATCGCCGGGGTGAACTCTCAGATTAAGAGTTCCATCGTAAGGTTTGAATAAAAGTTTCTCTTCAAACTGCTCCATGTAACCAGGCTGGGTAACATAGTATTGTCCTTCTCCCATGCCTGTTATGACGATGCCTCGTATCATAACGTGATCTTTCATTTCGAAAATGCGCTGATATTCAATGTACTCGTTTCTCAATATTTCAATTCCTTTCTCGGTGAGCTTGATCCGCTGCTTTCTCGCTCCCAAATCCCG containing:
- a CDS encoding ribose-phosphate diphosphokinase; this encodes MIVISGSTSRKLASDLARILGAEHVQALTKKFPDGECYVRIDRDAIDEKTVIVQNSYPNDALIELLLLQDAARNLGSKHITVAIPYFGYARQDKVFLRGEAVSARVMVKHLEIEAERIITVDIHTRKIIDWFERAEAVDVHAAQCIADFFAGESIDLVLAPDQGASTRAQSVASKLGTSWDHLLKTRLSGTEVKITPSNVDARDKKVLIVDDIISTGGTIEAAARELKRLGAKSVFAACTHGLFIGDALERLRKCCDGIISTNTIEGEVSKISVAPAIASVMK
- the proS gene encoding proline--tRNA ligase, whose protein sequence is MRKEENFSEWYNEIVEKANLTDKRYPVKGMNVWTPYGWKIMLLIDSIIRRECDATGHEEVCFPLLIPETEFKKEKEHIKGFDAEVYWVTHAGTNPLDIRLLLRPTSETAMYPIFSLWIRSHSDLPLKVYQIVNTFRYETKQTRAFIRVREIHFFESHTCHIDEEDAQRQIEEDFVILEKVARSLCLPYLLLKRTEWDKFPGAYYTVGVDTALPDGRSLQLGSIHHYRENFSRPFEIKYEDPNGNIRYVHQTTFGMSERLVGAVVGVHGDDRGLILPPDIAPFQVVIIPILAKGKSEVVMNEACTLKNELANAGIRVKLDDRDDRPGSKFFDWEIKGVPLRLEIGTRDIEQGVVTYARRDRGDRGRISRSGVVESVRNILSEISASLLGKARENLIRSIETIDSFDNIPKKIVRFGWCGSQECGKHFEEVTDLKLLGTPYHHEQFDGKCIICGKHTETVAYAAKAM
- a CDS encoding tRNA (adenine-N1)-methyltransferase, translated to MLSRGDLLYLLDRKGRRFWFVLDEGIIRIEGLGLVDGNRILNAEPGAEIKIMDKEFFLMKPGIPELMESIERTTQIVTGKDAASIIHYLDLKSGDVVIEAGAGSGCLTMALLNVVRPHGRVITYEVRSDFAEKARMNVNRAKLASWWELRIGDIKTAQLECPADAVVLDIPDPWEAVENIAKMLKGSGRFCAYVPNVNQLENTVKKLRAMDFIEIRAFENLQRSMEVHDGGTRPSFEMLGHTGYLIFARKVIRQQAHYRKRSEGVA
- a CDS encoding NAAT family transporter produces the protein MSLEFAVSAFATIFAIVNPIGNIPVFEAITMGYSKELKKKIIKKTCTVTFGVLFIFAIFGQWIFTLYGITIPAFKIAGGLLLFTVAFSMMHGQRSRAKISDEDQEEAMSKEVVGIVPLGIPLFAGPGAITTVMIFISEATKSSDIFMDTVSIFISILLTVGLSYLLLTYSQPLFDKMGRSGAMAFSRIMGLLLAAVAVNFILSGSFQAIEEYSHHLV
- the purS gene encoding phosphoribosylformylglycinamidine synthase subunit PurS → MVVVEIRIELKSGVADPEGENTKKALQLLGFEHVRKVRSIKLFEVDIDAPESEVRRIAEDMCRRLLANPVIHNYRIELK
- the purL gene encoding phosphoribosylformylglycinamidine synthase subunit PurL → MAIDALIIKKDVPFELSEVDLTRASDSDLIEISGVMGLNLNLDEMKTIQRYFEAKGRNPTDVELQALAQAWSEHCCYKSSKVFLREHIFGLEHPDILARGDAGVMAFDDEYAYALRIESHNHPSAVEPYGGAATGIGGIVRDVLCMGARPIALIDPLFFGPLDFRGELPQGIKHPKYLLGGVVAGIRDYGNRIGVPTVCGGIFFDERYIGNCLVNVGCLGIVKKDKILRNAVKDSGDVLILVGGKTGRDGIHGVTFASAELDERSEEKSRGAVQLGDPIMKEPLIHACLEVNAMGLVSGMKDLGGGGLSCVVGELALAGGCGAEVHLDRVPLKEERLAPWEIWVSESQERMMISAPAKNANEIIKFFDLWDVPATVIGKAIVERVVRLFYGGVKVFELELDFFTKGPEYCRPVKARHHADKIEAVAPRLPSSLNETLLRMLSDPNIASKEWVIRQYDHEVRASTVIKPLQGKVGLRGHGDAAVIKPLHHSNRGIAVAVGVNPWFTAIDPYRGGMSAVDEVCRNLTAVGAVPHAITDCLNFGNPEKPERMWEFRECVRGIGDALRWLGIAAPSGNVSFYNETPVGAVLPTPTILGTGIIHDIRNCVTSDFKEEGNPVYIVGDTRNEMGGSALYRIFGGKGGIVPGVNLQSLDRRMKILRQCIESGFVRACHDISDGGLAVSIAEMCIGGDIGFSGNVDKVCNDDHLVKLFSESNSRWVVEISKWAERDWEKIAGSEAIRIGEVGEKELVIDCKKEMISVEVEVLREWWQRPFWELLG
- the purQ gene encoding phosphoribosylformylglycinamidine synthase subunit PurQ, translated to MRSEEVRVCILRIEGTNCEHETCMAFRLAGASPEIVHLKQLTGPCPSSLRRSLEEYHILAIPGGFSAGDYVRAGAIFAARVKSTLANDLKEFVSAEKPIIGICNGFQVLVELGMLPAVDEIMSEQAQAALATNDSGRFECLPTFLRVESSGRCIFTRRMKRGDIVMFPSAHAEGKFTLPEENKEGLLSKMIDNDQIVFRYVDQRGHYAGYPWNPNGSLMNIAGVCNSYGTVLGLMPHPERVVFRYNHPDWTRTKLDPCGRGDGTAIFESAVDYITRKF
- a CDS encoding DUF120 domain-containing protein, which produces MDEKVVAALRKIAVLGGLRDYITISSRELGESLGMSQQSASKRILELLDLGLIQRDLGARKQRIKLTEKGIEILRNEYIEYQRIFEMKDHVMIRGIVITGMGEGQYYVTQPGYMEQFEEKLLFKPYDGTLNLRVHPGDLPKLEALRKSGGILIKGFERNGRTFGEVKVYKASIQNIDCAVVIPSRSHYNDVMEIICKYHLRRTLGLKDGDAVEVRVSII